In Haematobia irritans isolate KBUSLIRL chromosome 1, ASM5000362v1, whole genome shotgun sequence, a genomic segment contains:
- the LOC142227968 gene encoding uncharacterized protein LOC142227968 isoform X3 yields MPRSQWKRGRVIELHPGKYGIARSAEVRTDVGVYRRPVSKLAMLDVENGESSPSGSIHGGGDVVEGNPS; encoded by the coding sequence ATGCCAAGAAGCCAATGGAAAAGAGGACGTGTTATAGAGTTGCATCCAGGCAAATACGGTATTGCGCGGTCAGCTGAAGTTCGCACTGATGTGGGTGTGTATCGTAGACCAGTCTCCAAATTGGCCATGCTTGATGTGGAAAACGGTGAATCCTCCCCCTCTGGGTCAATTCACGGGGGTGGGGATGTTGTTGAAGGCAACCCTAGCTGA
- the LOC142227968 gene encoding uncharacterized protein LOC142227968 isoform X1, producing the protein MMRGYFCIETLGTKICVKPLMSKEDERAINILESTVKQICGRYECSLLWKVNMALNRLYSVERKMTRDSEYKKQYCEKIGSYIAKGYCRKLSLEEKVVENGLTFYLPHFGVKHPNKNGIRLVFVSGPDMPRSQWKRGRVIELHPGKYGIARSAEVRTDVGVYRRPVSKLAMLDVENGESSPSGSIHGGGDVVEGNPS; encoded by the coding sequence atgatgCGGGGATATTTTTGTATTGAGACCCTTGgtacaaaaatttgtgttaaacCGTTGATGTCAAAAGAGGATGAAAGAGCCATAAACATACTTGAATCAACAGTAAAACAAATTTGTGGTCGATATGAATGTTCATTGCTCTGGAAAGTAAATATGGCATTGAACCGATTATACTCCGTAGAAAGAAAAATGACAAGAGACAGTGagtataaaaaacaatattgtgAAAAGATTGGAAGTTACATCGCCAAAGGATATTGTCGAAAACTTTCATTAGAAGAAAAAGTCGTTGAAAATGGATTAACGTTTTATTTACCCCATTTTGGTGTGAAACatccaaataaaaatggaattcGTCTTGTATTTGTATCAGGTCCTGATATGCCAAGAAGCCAATGGAAAAGAGGACGTGTTATAGAGTTGCATCCAGGCAAATACGGTATTGCGCGGTCAGCTGAAGTTCGCACTGATGTGGGTGTGTATCGTAGACCAGTCTCCAAATTGGCCATGCTTGATGTGGAAAACGGTGAATCCTCCCCCTCTGGGTCAATTCACGGGGGTGGGGATGTTGTTGAAGGCAACCCTAGCTGA
- the LOC142227968 gene encoding uncharacterized protein LOC142227968 isoform X2 yields MMRGYFCIETLGTKICVKPLMSKEDERAINILESTVKQICGRYECSLLWKVNMALNRLYSVERKMTRDSPDMPRSQWKRGRVIELHPGKYGIARSAEVRTDVGVYRRPVSKLAMLDVENGESSPSGSIHGGGDVVEGNPS; encoded by the exons atgatgCGGGGATATTTTTGTATTGAGACCCTTGgtacaaaaatttgtgttaaacCGTTGATGTCAAAAGAGGATGAAAGAGCCATAAACATACTTGAATCAACAGTAAAACAAATTTGTGGTCGATATGAATGTTCATTGCTCTGGAAAGTAAATATGGCATTGAACCGATTATACTCCGTAGAAAGAAAAATGACAAGAGACA GTCCTGATATGCCAAGAAGCCAATGGAAAAGAGGACGTGTTATAGAGTTGCATCCAGGCAAATACGGTATTGCGCGGTCAGCTGAAGTTCGCACTGATGTGGGTGTGTATCGTAGACCAGTCTCCAAATTGGCCATGCTTGATGTGGAAAACGGTGAATCCTCCCCCTCTGGGTCAATTCACGGGGGTGGGGATGTTGTTGAAGGCAACCCTAGCTGA
- the LOC142227968 gene encoding uncharacterized protein LOC142227968 isoform X4 codes for MLDKEIARELGIRGEQEYLELQWLNKHRVSQKTEKIRVTCRLKHRSYCLILDQLFQSPDWAL; via the exons ATGTTGGATAAGGAAATCGCACGAGAACTCGGAATACGCGGAGAACAGGAATACTTGGAGCTGCAATGGCTTAATAAACATCGCGTGTCACAAAAAACCGAGAAAATCCGCGTCACC TGCCGATTAAAACACCGCAGTTATTGTCTGATTTTGGACCAATTGTTTCAATCACCAGATTGGGcgctataa
- the LOC142228022 gene encoding phosphoserine aminotransferase, with translation MVINFAAGPAKLPEEVLAEVQKTLLNCHGSGISVMEMSHRSSTYGKIQTEALNALRDILNIPDNYKVLLMQGGGTGQFAAVAMNLIGRTGTADYAVTGSWSAKAAKEAAQYGKVNLVLPKFSKYTSVPRMNTWSLDPKASYLYYCDNETVDGVEFDFVPETTNDVPVVCDMSSNFLSRKFDVKRFGIIFAGAQKNIGPSGTTVIIIREDLMGNQLKETPSILNYALMHKNDSLMNTPNTFGIYVTGLVFQWIQRNGGVDGMGKRSQVKSKMIYDVINKSNGFYYCPVDENVRSRMNVPFRIGGPQGDDNLEKAFLSTAESEGMIQLKGHRSVGGIRASLYNAITVEETQKLAELMWKFYENNRK, from the exons aTGGTCATCAATTTTGCTGCCGGTCCAGCTAAGTTACCAGAAGAG GTTCTTGCTGAAGTACAGAAAACTTTATTGAATTGCCATGGAAGTGGTATATCAGTCATGGAAATGTCTCACCGATCATCCACCTATGGTAAAATCCAAACTGAAGCTCTTAATGCTTTGAGGGATATTCTAAATATCCCGGACAACTATAAAGTGTTGCTAATGCAAGGTGGTGGTACCGGACAATTTGCAGCAGTTGCCATGAATCTTATAGGCCGCACAGGAACTGCTGATTATGCCGTTACAGGTTCATGGTCCGCGAAAGCCGCAAAAGAAGCGGCTCAGTACGGAAAAGTGAATTTGGTTCTGCCGAAATTTAGCAAATACACATCCGTACCACGTATGAATACATGGTCCTTGGATCCGAAGGCATCGTATTTATATTACTGCGACAACGAAACCGTCGATGGAGTAGAATTTGATTTCGTTCCGGAGACGACGAACGATGTACCTGTAGTTTGCGATATGTCCtctaatttcttgtcccgaaaaTTTGATGTGAAACGATTTGGTATAATTTTTGCTGGAGCGCAGAAAAATATCGGACCTTCTGGAACTACTGTCATCATAATCAGAGAAGATTTAATGGGAAACCAACTCAAGGAAACACCGTCCATTTTGAACTACGCCCTTATGCATAAGAACGATTCATTGATGAATACTCCAAATACATTTGG GATTTACGTCACAGGTTTAGTCTTTCAATGGATTCAACGTAATGGAGGTGTAGATGGCATGGGAAAAAGATCTCAAGTAAAATCAAAAATGATTTATGATgtcataaataaatcaaatggtTTTTATTATTGTCCCGTTGATGAAAACGTGCGTTCACGAATGAATGTGCCCTTTAGGATCGGAGGGCCACAAGGCGATGATAATTTGGAAAAAGCATTCTTATCGACAGCCGAAAGTGAAGGTATGATACAGCTAAAAGGTCATCGTTCCGTAGGGGGTATCCGTGCATCTCTATACAACGCCATTACTGTTGAAGAGACTCAGAAGCTGGCCGAGCTGatgtggaaattttatgaaaacaatcGAAAATAA
- the Mesh1 gene encoding metazoan SpoT homolog-1 isoform X1: MEQIMKCLQFAAFKHRNQRRKDITETPYINHPINVAVILSTEANISDVVVIMAALLHDTVEDTDTTFEEIENLFGSDVSSIVREVTDDKSLPKEVRKQKQIEHAFNSSTKAKLVKLADKLDNLRDLQNNLPTGWTEERRENYFIWAKKVVDNLRGTDVYLEAQLDEIFKALSLI, from the exons ATGGAACAGATTATGAAATGTTTGCAATTTGCAGCATTCAAGCATCGGAATCAAAGGCGGAAGGATATCACAGAAACCCCTTACATCAACCATCCAATAAATGTGGCTGTTATTCTATCCACAGAAGCTAATATAAGTGACGTGGTGGTCATTATGGCTGCTCTCCTACATGACACAGTGGAAGATACTGACACGACATTTGAAGAAATTGAGA ATTTATTCGGTTCTGATGTGAGTTCTATTGTGCGGGAGGTTACTGATGATAAGTCTCTTCCGAAAGAAGtacgaaaacaaaagcaaattgAACATGCATTTAATTCCAGCACGAAAGCGAAACTCGTTAAGTTAGCAGATAAACTGGACAATTTGAGAGATCTTCAAAATAACTTACCAACCGGATGGACAGAG GAGCGCCGTGAAAACTACtttatatgggcaaaaaaagtggtAGACAATTTACGAGGAACAGACGTTTATTTGGAAGCACAGTTGGATGAAATATTCAAAGCTCTTTCTTTGATATAA
- the Mesh1 gene encoding metazoan SpoT homolog-1 isoform X2, whose amino-acid sequence MEQIMKCLQFAAFKHRNQRRKDITETPYINHPINVAVILSTEANISDVVVIMAALLHDTVEDTDTTFEEIENLFGSDVSSIVREVTDDKSLPKEVRKQKQIEHAFNSSTKAKLVKLADKLDNLRDLQNNLPTGWTEERRENYFIWAKKVVDNLRGTDVYLEAQLDEIFKALSLI is encoded by the exons ATGGAACAGATTATGAAATGTTTGCAATTTGCAGCATTCAAGCATCGGAATCAAAGGCGGAAGGATATCACAGAAACCCCTTACATCAACCATCCAATAAATGTGGCTGTTATTCTATCCACAGAAGCTAATATAAGTGACGTGGTGGTCATTATGGCTGCTCTCCTACATGACACAGTGGAAGATACTGACACGACATTTGAAGAAATTG AGAATTTATTCGGTTCTGATGTGAGTTCTATTGTGCGGGAGGTTACTGATGATAAGTCTCTTCCGAAAGAAGtacgaaaacaaaagcaaattgAACATGCATTTAATTCCAGCACGAAAGCGAAACTCGTTAAGTTAGCAGATAAACTGGACAATTTGAGAGATCTTCAAAATAACTTACCAACCGGATGGACAGAG GAGCGCCGTGAAAACTACtttatatgggcaaaaaaagtggtAGACAATTTACGAGGAACAGACGTTTATTTGGAAGCACAGTTGGATGAAATATTCAAAGCTCTTTCTTTGATATAA